One Mycobacterium paraseoulense genomic window, CAAACCCGACGGCTGGACCACCCGCAAGGACGCCAACGGTGACACCGAATGGATCCCACCCCCACATCTGGACCGCCGCCAACCCCGCACCAACCCCTACCACCACCCCGAAAAACTCCTACCCGACGGCCACGACGACGACGACGAAGACGACGACGATGACGATGACGACGACGCGGCATAACTCAACCGTGCTGAGACGTGGCCGTCGGGAGCGCCATGGGCCGGACGTATCCGCCGACCAGCGTCCGATGCCACCAGGCGCGCTCGCGGCGCAGCTCGGCGGGCGTCGTGAACCGATATTCGTACAGCAGTGCGCGCACGTACCGCGGCGGTGAATCCGGAAATGGATTGTGCCGCAACAGGCGGAGCGTGGGGTGGTCGTTGCGCAACAGGCGCTGCAGGAACGGTGTCAGCCACGGCTGCGCGTAGGCGGGCGAGATGGCGGCGAACCACATCAGCCAGTCCAGGCGCAGGTGATAGGGCGCCCACTGCCGCGGCAGCCGGCGCACGGCGCCGGGTTTGCCCTTGAACTCGTACTCCTTCCAGACGGTCTGCGGGCCGAGGCGCACTTCGTCGGTGCCTTCGATGATCACCTCGTGCCGGACGCGCCCGATGCTGCCGAACGCGCCGTAGGTGTTCACCAGATGAAACGAGTTGAACGACATGTTCATTCGCTGGCGCGAGGACAGCATGTTGCGCACCGGCCAGTAGCTCATGAACAGCACCGCCGCCGCGAACGCGACGACCAGCGCGACGAACCACACCGGTGTCGCCGAAAACGCCGGATGGTCGGGCATACCGAACAGCGCCGATACCGACGAGTTGTCGATCGCGCTGCAGGCCAACAGGATCGTCGCCCAGTTCAGCCACGCGAAGTTACCCGACGCCACCAGCCACAGCTGCGTGACCACGACGATCGCCGCGGCGATGCTCGCCACCGGCTGTGGCGCGAACAACCCGAACGGCACGACCAACTGCGCGAAGTGGTTGCCCGCCACCTCGATTCGATGCAGCGGCTTCGGCAGGTGATGGAAGAACCAGCTCAACGGCCCGGGCATGGGCTGCGTCTCGTGGTGGTAGTACAGACACGTCAGGTCGCGCCAGCACGGATCGCCACGCATCTTGATCAGCCCCGCACCGAACTCGACCCGGAACAACAGCAACCGGGCCATCCACAACGTCAGCACCGGCGGCGCCACGGCGTCGTTGCCGAGGAAGATCATCAGGAAGCCGGTCTCCAGCAGCAACGATTCCCACCCGAACGCGTACCAGGTCTGTCCGACGTTGACGATCGAAAGGTAGAGCACCCACAGCGCCAGCCACATCAGCATCGCCGCCCAGAGCGGTACCGCGTCGGCCGCGCCCGCGACGACCGCCGCCGACAGCGCCGCGCCGAACCAGGAAGCCGCCGAGAACAGGCGATCGGAGTAGCGCAGGTGAAACAGGCTCGGCGTCCGCCAAAACGACTGCCCGGCAAGAAACCGCGGGACGGGCTGTATCCCGTGCTCCCCGATCAGCGCGCGGAACTGCGCCGCGGCCGCGACGAACGCCAGCAGGTAGACGACCGCCACGCCGCGCTCGAGCGCCAGTCTGCCGAGCCAATATTCGGGTGCGGAAAACCAGCCCATGGCCGTAACTCCTCGGACGGTGGCGGTCACGAGAGACCCGCATATCCAGTCAATCAGGCGATAAACCGGTAGCCAATACCCGCGACCGGCTATTTATCGGTGGGTTGCCGCACCCGGCGCGGCAGGACCACCACGGAAGCGGCGAGCACCGCGAGCGAAATCAACGCCAGCAGCTGAACATTCGCGGAATGACCCGCGTAGCCGTCGACCGACCGCCACGGATGCCGGGACAACACCGCCCCGGCCAGGATGAGCCCACCGGCGCTGAGCGCCAGCGTGGCGCGGTCGAAACGCCGGCCCGGCAGCGCATACCGCAGGCCCATTGCGGCGCCGACCACGGCGGCCCCGGGCGCGCCGGCGATCACCGCCCCGCAGGCCAGCACCGCTACCGCCGCCCACGCCCCCGGCGCCCACGGCCGGGCGGGCACGTCGCCGGTTCGCCCGGTCCGGGTGCGCCACAGCGCAAGCAGGGCCAGCAGCGGCAGCAAGGCCAGCCCCACCGCCAGGCCCGCCCGGTACGGGCCGTTGGACGGGAAGGTCAGCGTGATGGTGCCCGGGTCTCCCGGGGGCACCACCCAGCCCTGCTGCCACCCGTTGACCGCCACCGGGGTCAGCCGGGCCCCGGCGCTGGTGCGCGCCACCCAGCCGGGGTTGATGCTCTCGGGGATGACCAGCACCCGGGACGTGGCCGACGGGGAAGCCTGCACCTCGCGGCGATCCGGACCCCAGGCCCGCCACACCGGAACTGCGGCGCCGGGCTGGGGGGCGGCGGGCACCGGCGCCGACAGGTGGACGCCGTCGACGACGAACTGGGCTCCCGGGCTGATCAACAGCTCCTGCTGGCCCGCCGGCAGCGCGATCGGGTCGCGGTCGCACGCTTGCGCCGCAACCGGCTCGTCGGCGAGCAGTGCGCCGACGGTGGTGTGGATCGACGTGTGCACGAACCGGCCCGCGACCGCGATGACGGGGCCGTGGTCGCAGTCGACGGTGATCTCACGCGCCCGATCGCGGGTGGCGTCGGCGGGCGCGATCGGATTGCCATCGGCACCGAGGACCGTAAGCTCGGCCAGGCCCGGCGGCTTGAGCTGGTCGAAACCGAGCGCGTTGCGGTCGATGACGTCTTCCCAGTCCAGCAGGCTCACGGTGACGGTGTCGGTCACCCGGGGATTGAGCGGGATGGTCTGCGGTTGGCCGGGCTTCAACGCGCGCACCTGCGGGCCGTCGCCCAGGTTGACGGCCACCATCGTCGGGTGCGCGGGCAACGCCGACCGGCTCGGCAGCAGCCGCAGCCCCGTCACCTCGGTAGGCCGCGGCAGCGCGAGCGTCAGGGTGGGCGGGGTCTTGTGTTGCACCACCCGCTGCGGTGCCGTCCACGCGGTGGCCGGGTCGCCGTCGGTCGCCGCGTAGGCCGACCCGAGCACGTCCACCAGGTCGGCGTCACCCCGCGCCCGGGTGGTGCCCGGCTCGGCGATCAGGTCGGCCAGCTTGGGCCCCTGCCGGGGCCGCACCCACACCAGCGGGGTCACCGACATCGGCGCCGGAACGGTCAGCGTCCGGCTGAGATTCACCGGCTCTTCCGGCGCCAGGGCCATCGACGGCGCGCAGCGCACACCGTCGGGGGTCGGCGCGCAGCCCGGCCTGCCGAGCAGTTCGGAACCCAGGTCCCAGCCCGCGATGGCCGCGCCGGGCGGCGGCCCGGGTACCCGCACGGTGTGCCGCAGCTCGACCTGGTGGGCGAAGCCGGAGGCGTCGTACTGGGTGATGGACAGGTCGGTGATGCCGAATTGCACACCGGCAGAACCGTCGTCGGTGCCCGCGGCGGTGATCCGCACCCAGGGCGTCTCGCCGTAGGGCAGCGCGACGGCGAGCGGCTTGCCGGGCTCATCGAAGCGCAGGGTGGTGCTGCCGGTCGCGGTTTCGACCAGGATGCGGCGCACCTGCGCGCCGACCGCGGTTGCGCTGGGGGTCAGGGTGATCGCCGCGTTGGTCACCGGATGGTCGAAATCGACCTGCAGCCACTGCCCGACGGCGGACTGCAGGGAGTTGGACACCCACGCGGTCGCCGGGTCGCCGTCGACCGCGGCGACGGGGGAGGTCGCCGGAGCGACGTCGGGCATCGCGGTGGAGTCCGACGACGAGCTCGACACGGTGACGCGCCCGCCGGCCCAGGCGCCGGGGACCGAGTCGGCGCCGGGGACGGGATAGTCGGGCACCCGGTTGTAGGTGTGCCGCGCGTCGCCCGCTGCGCGGACGGCCGACGAATGCTGGTCCACCCGTCCGTAGTCGGTCTCGCGCGCCACCGGGGTGTCGGTGACCGTCACCACCGGCACCGGCAGCCCGGCGCCGCGCGCGTCGGCGGTCATCAGCACCGGACCCAGTGACGGCCGACCCTGCAGCCGCCGCCGTTCGTCCAGGCGCAGCAGCACCTCCGGTCCGCCGTCGACGCGGGGCATCCGGTCGACGTCGGCGAAGTACGGCGCGCCCGGATCGCCGGCGATCCCCACCCGGTAAATCTCGACGGCCGGATATCGCGGGCGCAGTCCGCTGTCGGCGACGAAGCCCGCCAGGGTGCCGGGTCCCACCGGCTCGCCGAACTGCGCCACCTTCTGCAGCCCCGGGGACCCGTCGACGGCGCGGTGCACCAGGAGCGGACGCGCCGAGCGCGACGTATCCGGGTCCAGGTCGTTACGCACCACCACATACGAAATGCCTTGGCGCGCGAGGGTATCGGCCAGTCCGGCCGAGGGCCGCCCGGCGGCGAACAGGCGCTGCACGGAATCCAGGGCCCGGATGGTCTGCGGCGGGGTCAGCGGTATGGAGTCGCGCACGCCCCACGGGCTGCCGCCGAGCACCTGCAGCGGCTCGTCATGGCTGGTGCCCCACACTTGCGTGGCGAACGGCGCCCCGGGGGCCACCAGCACCCGGCCGGGGACCGGTGTCCCGGTGTTGTGCTCGTCGAGCCAGGCGGCGGTCTCCTGCCAGTACCGCGGTATCGCGCTGAACGTGCCGGGCGGGGTCAGCCGGCCGGTCCACGCCAGCGAGGTGCTCACCATCAGCGCCGTCAGGACGACGATCGCGACCGCCACCCGCCGGTCACGCTCAGGGTGGGCGAACGCGCGCAGCCACACCGACGCGGGTCGCCGGCCGGGCAGCGGTATCCGGCCCAACGCGTGGGCGAGGCCCAGCACGATCGGGATCCGGATCACCGACCCCAGTTTGTGCACGTTGCGCAGCGGTGCGCCGCCGGCGTCCAGGAACGCCTGCACCGCATGCGCCATCGGCGAGCCCAGGCCGCCGCTGTAGCCGGCCGCCATCAACACCACGCCGGCCAACAGCATCGTCACCAGCCGCCCGCGGGCCGGCATCGCCGGACTGGCCAGTCCCGCCAGCCCCGCCGCGGCCACCAGGCAGGTCGCCAGGACGGCCGCCGAGCCGGTGACCAGCGGGGCGCCCGCGGTGGCGGTCGGCGCGACGTACGGGGTCCAGCTTTCGGTGCCGCGCAGTATCTCGGTCAGCGACGACCATTGCGTCGTCACGCCGGAGGATTCGATGAAGTCCAGGAACGGCGGGCTGATGGCGCGCAGCATCACGAGCGCCACCACCCACCACGCCATCGCCAGGGACAGCGCCACCAGCCACCACCCGGTGTAGCGCCACCACAGCCGGTTCGGCCGATGGCAGGCCCACCAGATCGCCGCGGGCAGGCAGCCGGCCAGCGTGGCGATCGCGTTGACCGCGCCCATCAACGCGACGGCCATACCGGCCTGGGCGGCGAGCGCCCGCACCGACCGGTTTGCAGTACCCCGCAGCGCCAGGATGGTGGGCAGCAACACCCACGGCGCCAGCATCATCGGCAGGGTTTCCGACGAGATGGACCCGAGCGTGGTCAGCACCCGTGGCGACAGCGCGAACGCGGCGGCGCCGATCACCCGCGACGCCGGGCTGCCGACGCCCAGCGCCTCGGCGACCCGCAACAGCCCCCAGAAGCCGACCGTGAGCAGCAGCGCCCACCACAGCCGTTGGGTGACCCACCCCGGCACCGAGAGCAGGTGGCCGAGCGCGAAGAAGGTGCCGTGCGGGAACAGGTACCCGTAGGCCTGGTTCTGCGCCTGCCCGAACGGCAGCTCGCTGTTCCACAGGTTGGTGGCCCGCGCCAGGAAGCGCAGCGGGTTGGCGGTGAGGTCGAGCTTGGTGTCGGGGGACACCCGCCCAGGCGACTGCGCGAACGTCAACGCGCACGCGAGCGCCCCGACCAGCAGCAGCCACCGGCGCGACAGCGGCGCCGCCGGTGAACACGGGACGGGCGAGCCGGCCTCCGCTATGGCCGCTGGATGCGATAGCGGCGACCCGCTGCGCCCGCTAGCTACGGTTGCCGTACTCGACCCGGTTGAGCACTGACGACTGCGGATCGCCCCCGGGGAGTGGCGGTTTCGTGTCCTGTTGCACCATCAAGGTGATCCCGAAGATCGCCGCCGCGCCGAGCAGAAGACCCACCACCACGCTCGCAGCGGCGGGCGCAATGATCCGGTTCATCGACGGCTCCTCATAACATCTTCAAAATCGTGAGCATCTTCAAAATCGTGAGCATCTTCGAAATCGTGGCGGCGGCCTAGCGCCAACCTAGCAGAAGCGCGATCGGTGCCCGGGGCGCTGGTCAGGGCAGGCAGTGCCCGTGAAAGCACCGGTCGCCGTATTGCACCTGATGGGGCCCCAGCGGGTTCAGCACGGCCGGACGGCCCCGCGTCGGTGCCATGCCGTGGTCGGCGACGGCCACCGTGACCCCGAGAGTCGTCGCGACACCGACCGACAGGCCCACCGCGATGCTGGCCGCGGCGGCCAGGGTGAAACCCGTCATCGCTGGCATATTGCCCCCTAGCCCCGCCGGCACCAGCCCAGGAGTGCCCCCGCACCCGAAGAAGAAAACCCCCGACGAAAACCCCGTCGCTCCCCAGATCCGAAGGCCCGGACAGCGCCATGAAAACATGGCCCGATGTCATTTTCGCGCACCCTGGCCGTGCTCGCCTCCGTGTCGGCCTTGCTGGCGGGCTGCGCTCACCACGCCGCTCGGCCACCCGGCCCGTCGACCTCGGTCAGCACGCCGACTGCCGCGGCCGCGCCGCCGGCGTGCGGTGACGTCAAAACGCTGCCGGTCCGCGACAAGCTGGCCCAGCTGCTGATGGTGGGCGTGAAGAACGCCGACGACGCCCGATCGGTGGTCGACGGCTACCACGTCGGCGGCATCTTCATCGGCAGCTGGACGGATTTGTCGATCTTCAAGGGCCCACTGGCCGACATCGCGGCGAAGGCCGGACCCCTGCCGCTGGCCGTCAGCGTCGACGAGGAGGGCGGCCGGGTGTCGCGGCTGCGCTCGTTGATCGGCGCGGCGCCGTCGCCGCGGGAACTGGCCCAGACCCAGACCGTCGCCCAGGTCCACGACCTGGCGGCCGAACGGGGCAAGAAGATGCGTGACCTGGGCATCACCATCGACTTCGCCCCCGTCGTCGACGTCACCGACGCCACCACCGGCGTGATCGGGGACCGCTCGTTCGGCGGCGATCCCAACACGGTCACCGCCTACGCCGGGGCCTATGCGCAGGGCCTGCGGGACGCCGGGCTGCTGCCGGTACTCAAGCACTTCCCCGGCCACGGGCACGGCTCGGGCGACTCGCACACCGGCGGCGTCGTTACTCCGCCGCTGAGCGACCTGCAGAACGTCGACCTGGTGCCCTACCGGACGTTGGTGACCGCGGCCCCGGTCGCGGTCATGTTGGGCCACCTGCAGGTGCCCGGCCTCACCGGCGACGACCCGGCCAGCCTCAGTCCCGCGGCGGTGCAGTTGCTGCGCGACGGCGTCGGCTACGGCGCCCCGCCGTTCAACGGTCCGGTGTTCACCGACGACCTGTCCAGCATGGGCGCCATCTCCGACCGGTACGGCGTGGCCGAGGCGGTGCTGCGCACCCTGCAGGCCGGCACCGACGTCGCGCTCTGGGTCACCACCGACGAGGTGCCCGCCGTCCTGGACCGGCTGCAGAAGGCGGTCGCCGCCGGTGAACTGCCCGGGCAACGGGTCGACGACGCGCTCACCCGGGTGGCGGCGATGAAGGGCCGTAGCCCCGCCTGCGGCCACTAAGGCGTGTGGGGCCGCAGGGCGTTGCTTACCCTGGAGTCAGATAGCCGGGCTAGAGAGGCAAGCGATGGCGGGTGGCACCAAGCGGTTACCGCGCGCTGTCCGCGAGCAACAGATGCTCGACGCCGCCGTGCAGATGTTCTCGGTCAACGGCTACCACGAGACCTCGATGGACGCCATCGCCGCCCAGGCGCAGATCTCCAAGCCGATGCTCTACCTGTACTACGGTTCCAAGGAAGACCTGTTCGGCGCCTGCCTGAACCGTGAGATGGGCCGGTTCATCGACGCGGTCCGCGCCGACATCGACTTCACGCAGAGCCCGAAAGACCTGCTGCGCAACACCATTGTGTCGTTCATGCGCTACATCGACGCCAACCGGGCGTCGTGGATCGTGATGTACACCCAGGCCACCAGCTCGCAGGCGTTCGCGCACATGGTGCGCGAGGGTCGCGAACAGATCATCGAACTGGTCGCCGGGCTGGTGCGGGCGGGCAGCCGTACCCCGCGGACCGAGCGGGAACACGAGATGATGGCCGTGGCGCTGGTGGGCGCGGGCGAGGCGACGGCCAACCAGCTCAGCATCGGCGACATCGACGCCGACGAGGCGGCCGAGCTGATGATCAACCTGTTCTGGCATGGCCTGCGCGGCGCACCGGAGGAGCGGGAGGCCGCCGCGGCGGCGCGGCCCGAGAAGGGCGGGCCGAGCGCCGCGGGGGGCTAACCCCTACATTCGTCATGTGGCTCGACCGCCCGCCCGGCGCAACGTCGACTTCTTCTGTGCCGTAGTCATCGTCGGGTTGCTGGCCGGGGTTGCCGGGCTGGCGACGACGCTCGTGCTGCGCTTCGTCCAGCACGTCACGTACCACTACACCTTCGGCGCGCTGCTCGCCGGCGTCGCCGCCAGCAGCCCGGTACGCCGCGCGGTGGGCCCGATGATCGGCGGTGCGTTGGCGGCGACCGGGTGGTGGGCCCTGCGCAGCAGGACCCGGGTGCCGCCCCTGGCGGAGACCATCGCCCGCCGCGAACCGATACCGCGGTCGTCGTGGAGCATCGACGCCATGCTGCAGGTGCTGCTCGTCGGATCCGGCGCATCGCTGGGCCGGGAAGGCGCCCCCCGCCAATTCGCCGCGGCTCTGGGCGATTTGGGGACGGCCCGGCTCAGGCGGCTATCGCCCCGCGACCGCGAGGTGCTGCTGGCCTGCGCGGCCGGCGCCGGGTTGGGTGCCGTCTACGCCGTCCCGCTGGCCGGTGCGCTGTTCTCGGTGCGGATCATGCTCAACACCTGGCAACCGCGGGCGGTGGGCGCGGCGTTGATTTCCTCCAGCCTGGCGGTCGCCGTCGGCTCGGCCATCACGCGCGACGAACCCAACCTGCAGTGGCCGATCGGCGAGTCGACGTACCTGTTGACCGCGCACGGGCTGCTGCTGGCGCCGCTGACCCTCGCGGTGGGACTGGCGTTCAACCGGTTGATGGCCGCGGCGCGGCCGGCCAAGCCCATGCGGACCTGGGTGCTGGTTCCAGCGCTCGCCGGAGCCGGCCTGGCGATGGGCATCTGCTCGCACTGGTGGCCCGAGTTGCCCGGCAACGGCCGCAGCATCCTCACGGTGAGCCTGGCCAGCGGCATGACGCTGTTGTCGGCGCTCGCGATCCTGGCCCTCAAGCCCCTGCTGACCGCGCTGTTCCTGCGTGCCGGCGGGGCCGGCGGGATGCTGACGCCGTCGCTGGCCACCGGAGCGGCCGCCGGGGTGGCGCTGGTGCTGACGATCAACTGGGCGGCCGGGACCCACCTGCACGTGCCCGCGGTGTCGCTGGCGGGCGCCGCCGGCGTGCTCGCGGTGACGCAGGGCTCACCGATCTGGGCGGCGATCTTCGTCTGGGAGCTCGCCCGGCCACCGCTGTGGTTGTTCTTACTCTTCCTGCTCACCGCGACAGGCGCGCACGGCCTGAAGGTGCTCACCACCGGCCGCGGCCCGACGCACTCGGGCTGAAGCGCCGCTAGAGCGCCCGGACCGTGCCGGTCAGGTACGGGTAACCCTTGGCGATGTTACGCAGCGAGATGTCCCAGCCGTCGTGACCTTCGTCGATGTAGAGTCCCGCGGTGCCGGGCAGCACCAGCGGCTTGCCGAACCGCACGGAATACTTCACCGCGTCCGGGAGCCGGGCTTCGATGTTCGCCAATACCGCCGCCGCGCTGAACATCCCGTGTGCGATGACGGTCGGGAAGCCGAACAGCTTGGCCGCGATCGGGTTGGTGTGTATCGGGTTGTGGTCCCCGCCGACGACGGCGTAGCGCCGGATCAGTCCCGGGGTGACGCGCACGACGGCGCTGGGCGGTGGCAGCTTGGGCTGCTGCTGCGGTGGCGGCTTGGGCTCGTCGGACAGGCTTGTGCGTTGCTGGTGCAGGAAGGTCGTCACCTGATGCCACGCCGTGTCGGTGCCGACGCTCACGTCGGTCACCAGGTCGACCAGCAGGCCCTTGCGGTGCTCGCGCAGGTTCTCGGCGTGCACGCGCACACCGACGGTGTCGGTGACCGCGATCGGCCGGTACTGCGTGATGTGGTTTTCGACGTGCACCGAACCCATTGCGGCGAAAGGAAAGTCGAACCCGGTCACCAGCGACATCATGGCCGGGAAGGTCAACGCGAATGGATAGGTGAGCGGCACGTCGTTGCCGTAACGCAGGCCGGTGACCCCGGCGTACTCGGCCACGTTCGTGCGGTCGATGGCCAGTTCCTCGATGTCCACCGTGCGCGTCGGCAGCTCGTTCCCGCGGGACACCACGGGCAGCGCCCCGGCCGCCGCGCGCAGCATGTTCTTCAGGCCGCTTGGCTGGTTCATCGCGTTCCCCTCCTTGCAGCTATGCGCCCAGCATGGCCTGGCCGCAGACGCGAATGACGTTGCCCGTCACAGCGTTTGACGCCGGGTTGGCGAAGTAGGCGATGGTCTCCGCGACATCGACGGGCTGGCCGCCCTGCAGCAGCGAGTTCAGCCGTCGGCCCACCTCGCGGGTGGCAAGCGGGATGGCGGCCGTCATCTGGGTTTCGATAAAGCCCGGCGCGACGGCGTTGATCGTGATGCCCTTGCCGTACAGCTCCGGCGCCAGCGCCTGGGTGAGGCCGATCATCCCGGCCTTGGTGGTGGCGTAGTTGGTCTGCCCGCGGTTGCCCGCGATGCCGGCCATCGAGGAAAGCCCGATCACCCGGCCCCCCTCGCCGATGGTGCCGTTGCCCACCAGCCCTTCGGTAAGCCGCAGGGGGGCGAGGAGATTGACGGCCAGGACGGCGTCCCAGCGGGCGTCGTCCATGTTGGCCAGCAACTTGTCGCGGGTGATGCCGGCGTTGTTGACCAGCACGTCGGCGCGTCCGCCGTGGTGTTCGCGCAGGTGCTCGGTGATCGTGTCCACCGCGTCCTCGGCGGTGACGTCGAGCCACAACGGGGTGCCCCCGACCCGGCCGGCCGTTTCGGCCAGCGTCTCGGCGGCCGACTCGACGTCGATGGCGACGACGCGGGCGCCGTCGCGGGCGAACACCTCGGCGATCGTCGCGCCGATCCCGCGGGCCGCGCCGGTCACGATGGCGACCTTGCCGTCCAGCGGCCGCTCCCAGTCGGCGGGGGGCGTGGAGTCGGCCTCCCCGATGTAGAACACCTGGCCGTCCACGTAGGCGGACTTGGCCGACAGGATGAACCGCATGGTCGATTCCACGCCCGTCGCAGCGGGTTTGGCGTCGGGGGAGACGTACACCAGCGCCACCGTGGTGCCGTTGCGCACCTCCTTGCCCAGCGAGCGGGTGAACCCTTCCAACGCACGCTGCGCGATCCGTTCGTGCGGGCTGGCGGCGGCGTCGGGCGTGGTGCCGATCACCACGACGCGGGCGGAGTGGCCCAGGTTGCGCAGCAGCGGCGTGAAGAACTCGTACAACCCCCTGAGCCCCTCCGGCGTCGTGATGCCGGTGGCGTCGAAGACCAGGCCGCCGAACTGGTCGGCCCAGCGGCCGCCCAGGTTGTTGCCGACCAGGTCGTAGTCCTTGGCCAGCGCGGCGCGCAGCGGCTCGACCACCCGGCCCTCACCGCCGATCAGCAGGGAGCCGGCCAGCGGCGGATCGCCGGGCCGGTAGCGGCGCAGAGTCTCGGGCTGCGGGACGCCGAGTTGCTTGGCGAGAAACGATCCAGGACCGGAGTTGACGATCTGACTGAACAGATCCGACGAGACCTTGGGAGCCACCGGAGCTACCTTCCATGTGCTTCGAAGTCGGGGTGTGTCTACAGCACAACCGTATCGAGGACGAACTTACTTCAGAGTAAGAACAGTGGGTAGTATGACCCCAGACGGGCGATCCGAAAACCAACCGCAGACACACGGAGAAGACAGTGGCCCCTGCAAGTTCCGAGGCAAGCAACCAGCGCAGTTCGCAGCGGCGACGGGTCGCCGTGCTGGGCGGCAATCGCATCCCGTTCGCCCGCTCCGACGGCGCCTACGCCGAGGCATCCAACCAGGACATGTTCACCGCCGCGCTGGGCGGCCTGGTGGACCGCTTCGGACTGGCCGGCGAACGGCTGGGCGTGGTGGTCGGCGGCGCGGTGCTCAAGCACAGCCGCGACTTCAACCTGACCCGCGAATGCGTGCTGGGCTCCGAGCTGTCGTCGTACACGCCGGCGTTCGACCTGCAACAGGCCTGCGGCACCGGCCTGCAGGCGGCGATCGCCGCGGCCGACGGCATCGCTTCCGGGCGGTACGAGGCGGCCGCGGCCGGCGGCGTGGACACCACCTCCGACCCGCCGATCGGCCTGGGCGACAACCTGCGCCGGACCCTGCTCAAGCTGCGCCGGTCCAAGTCCAACGTCCAGCGACTGCGGCTGGTGGGCACTCTGCCGGCCGCCCTGGGTATCGAGATCCCGGTCAACAGCGAGCCGCGCACGGGGCTGTCCATGGGCGAGCACCAGGCGATCACCGCCAAGGAGATGGGCATCAAACGCGTCGACCAGGACGAGCTCGCCGCGGCCAGCCACCGCAACATGGCGGCCGCCTACGACCGGGGCTTCTTCGACGACCTGGTCACCCCGTTCCTCGGGCTCTACCGTGACGACAACCTGCGCCCGGATTCGTCGGCGGAGAAGCTGGCGAAGCTCAAGCCCGTGTTCGGTGTGAAGGCCGGCGACGCGACGATGACGGCAGGCAACTCGACCCCGCTGACCGACGGGGCGTCGGTCGCGCTGCTGGCCAGCGAGGAGTGGGCGGCCGCCCACTCGCTGTCGCCGCTGGCCTTCCTGGTGGACTCCGAAACCGCCGCGGTCGACTACGTCAACGGCCGGGACGGCCTGCTGATGGCGCCCACCTACGCGGTGCCGCGGCTGCTGGCCCGCAACGGCCTGAGCCTGCAGGACTTCGACTTCTACGAGATCCACGAGGCCTTCGCCTCGGTGGTGCTGGCGCACCTGCAGGCGTGGGAGTCGGAGGACTACTGCAAGGAGCGGCTCGGCCTCGACGCCGCGCTCGGCTCGATCGACCGGTCCAAGCTCAACGTCAACGGCTCGTCGTTGGCCGCCGGCCACCCCTTCGCCGCCACCGGGGGGCGGATCCTGGCCCAGGCGGCCAAGCAGCTCGCGCAGAAGAAGGCGGAGCGCAAGGCCGGCGCGGGCAAGCCGCTGCGTGCGCTGGTTTCCATCTGCGCCGCCGGCGGCCAGGGCGTGGCGGCGATCCTCGAGGCCTGAACC contains:
- a CDS encoding lipase maturation factor family protein, with amino-acid sequence MGWFSAPEYWLGRLALERGVAVVYLLAFVAAAAQFRALIGEHGIQPVPRFLAGQSFWRTPSLFHLRYSDRLFSAASWFGAALSAAVVAGAADAVPLWAAMLMWLALWVLYLSIVNVGQTWYAFGWESLLLETGFLMIFLGNDAVAPPVLTLWMARLLLFRVEFGAGLIKMRGDPCWRDLTCLYYHHETQPMPGPLSWFFHHLPKPLHRIEVAGNHFAQLVVPFGLFAPQPVASIAAAIVVVTQLWLVASGNFAWLNWATILLACSAIDNSSVSALFGMPDHPAFSATPVWFVALVVAFAAAVLFMSYWPVRNMLSSRQRMNMSFNSFHLVNTYGAFGSIGRVRHEVIIEGTDEVRLGPQTVWKEYEFKGKPGAVRRLPRQWAPYHLRLDWLMWFAAISPAYAQPWLTPFLQRLLRNDHPTLRLLRHNPFPDSPPRYVRALLYEYRFTTPAELRRERAWWHRTLVGGYVRPMALPTATSQHG
- a CDS encoding glycoside hydrolase family 3 N-terminal domain-containing protein — translated: MSFSRTLAVLASVSALLAGCAHHAARPPGPSTSVSTPTAAAAPPACGDVKTLPVRDKLAQLLMVGVKNADDARSVVDGYHVGGIFIGSWTDLSIFKGPLADIAAKAGPLPLAVSVDEEGGRVSRLRSLIGAAPSPRELAQTQTVAQVHDLAAERGKKMRDLGITIDFAPVVDVTDATTGVIGDRSFGGDPNTVTAYAGAYAQGLRDAGLLPVLKHFPGHGHGSGDSHTGGVVTPPLSDLQNVDLVPYRTLVTAAPVAVMLGHLQVPGLTGDDPASLSPAAVQLLRDGVGYGAPPFNGPVFTDDLSSMGAISDRYGVAEAVLRTLQAGTDVALWVTTDEVPAVLDRLQKAVAAGELPGQRVDDALTRVAAMKGRSPACGH
- a CDS encoding alpha-(1->3)-arabinofuranosyltransferase, which encodes MAEAGSPVPCSPAAPLSRRWLLLVGALACALTFAQSPGRVSPDTKLDLTANPLRFLARATNLWNSELPFGQAQNQAYGYLFPHGTFFALGHLLSVPGWVTQRLWWALLLTVGFWGLLRVAEALGVGSPASRVIGAAAFALSPRVLTTLGSISSETLPMMLAPWVLLPTILALRGTANRSVRALAAQAGMAVALMGAVNAIATLAGCLPAAIWWACHRPNRLWWRYTGWWLVALSLAMAWWVVALVMLRAISPPFLDFIESSGVTTQWSSLTEILRGTESWTPYVAPTATAGAPLVTGSAAVLATCLVAAAGLAGLASPAMPARGRLVTMLLAGVVLMAAGYSGGLGSPMAHAVQAFLDAGGAPLRNVHKLGSVIRIPIVLGLAHALGRIPLPGRRPASVWLRAFAHPERDRRVAVAIVVLTALMVSTSLAWTGRLTPPGTFSAIPRYWQETAAWLDEHNTGTPVPGRVLVAPGAPFATQVWGTSHDEPLQVLGGSPWGVRDSIPLTPPQTIRALDSVQRLFAAGRPSAGLADTLARQGISYVVVRNDLDPDTSRSARPLLVHRAVDGSPGLQKVAQFGEPVGPGTLAGFVADSGLRPRYPAVEIYRVGIAGDPGAPYFADVDRMPRVDGGPEVLLRLDERRRLQGRPSLGPVLMTADARGAGLPVPVVTVTDTPVARETDYGRVDQHSSAVRAAGDARHTYNRVPDYPVPGADSVPGAWAGGRVTVSSSSSDSTAMPDVAPATSPVAAVDGDPATAWVSNSLQSAVGQWLQVDFDHPVTNAAITLTPSATAVGAQVRRILVETATGSTTLRFDEPGKPLAVALPYGETPWVRITAAGTDDGSAGVQFGITDLSITQYDASGFAHQVELRHTVRVPGPPPGAAIAGWDLGSELLGRPGCAPTPDGVRCAPSMALAPEEPVNLSRTLTVPAPMSVTPLVWVRPRQGPKLADLIAEPGTTRARGDADLVDVLGSAYAATDGDPATAWTAPQRVVQHKTPPTLTLALPRPTEVTGLRLLPSRSALPAHPTMVAVNLGDGPQVRALKPGQPQTIPLNPRVTDTVTVSLLDWEDVIDRNALGFDQLKPPGLAELTVLGADGNPIAPADATRDRAREITVDCDHGPVIAVAGRFVHTSIHTTVGALLADEPVAAQACDRDPIALPAGQQELLISPGAQFVVDGVHLSAPVPAAPQPGAAVPVWRAWGPDRREVQASPSATSRVLVIPESINPGWVARTSAGARLTPVAVNGWQQGWVVPPGDPGTITLTFPSNGPYRAGLAVGLALLPLLALLALWRTRTGRTGDVPARPWAPGAWAAVAVLACGAVIAGAPGAAVVGAAMGLRYALPGRRFDRATLALSAGGLILAGAVLSRHPWRSVDGYAGHSANVQLLALISLAVLAASVVVLPRRVRQPTDK
- a CDS encoding DUF2613 domain-containing protein; protein product: MNRIIAPAAASVVVGLLLGAAAIFGITLMVQQDTKPPLPGGDPQSSVLNRVEYGNRS
- a CDS encoding DUF2613 family protein — translated: MTGFTLAAAASIAVGLSVGVATTLGVTVAVADHGMAPTRGRPAVLNPLGPHQVQYGDRCFHGHCLP